From a region of the Eretmochelys imbricata isolate rEreImb1 chromosome 6, rEreImb1.hap1, whole genome shotgun sequence genome:
- the LOC144265948 gene encoding olfactory receptor 5J3-like, whose translation MTGDNHTTVTKFILVGLTDRLELQVLLFVTFFLIYLVTLLGNIGMNLVIQIDPQLHTPMYFFLSNLSFLDVCYSSTIAPNMLVNFLVETKDISYSGCLTQYGFFVVFVTTEMFLLAVMAYDRYIAICSPLLYTVIMTKRVCIMLVVGSYFWGLINSLINTSSLQRLFFCDSNVINNFYCDLTSLLKLSCSDVSVNERLLFTCGTLFEMSTFLIIIISYILIVIAVLRIRSVQGRRKAFATCASHLTAVTLFHGTIFFMYLRPSARYSLDTDKIASVFYTIVIPMLNPLIYSLRNRDVKCAVRKVLSRKVIITQGKSSITSFRVTNGEG comes from the coding sequence ATGACTGGAGACAATCACACCACAGTGACCAAGTTCATTCTCGTTGGATTAACAGATCGTCTGGAGCTGCAGGTCCTTCTCTTTGTCACGTTTTTTCTCATATATCTCGTCACTCTGCTGGGGAATATAGGGATGAACTTGGTAATTCAGATTGACCCACAACTCCACAcgcccatgtactttttcctcagcaACTTGTCTTTCCTAGATGTCTGCTATTCCTCCACCATTGCTCCCAATATGCTGGTCAATTTCTTAGTGGAGACCAAAGACATTTCTTATAGCGGGTGCCTTACGCAATATGGCTTCTTTGTTGTGTTTGTCACCACTGAGATGTTCCTCCTGGCTGTGATGGCGTATGATCGTTATATTGCCATCTGCAGCCCGCTGCTCTACACGGTCATCATGACCAAGAGGGTCTGCATAATGCTGGTTGTTGGGTCGTATTTCTGGGGCTTGATTAACTCTTTGATAAATACAAGCAGTTTGCAGAGATTATTCTTTTGTGATTCCAATGTCATCAATAACTTTTACTGTGATCTCACCTCTCTCCTGAAACTCTCCTGCAGTGATGTCTCTGTCAACGAGAGGCTACTCTTTACCTGTGGCACTTTGTTTGAAATGAGCACGTTTCTGATCATCATCATCTCGTACATTCTTATTGTAATTGCTGTGCTGAGGATCCGTTCTGTTCAGGGCAGGCGTAAAGCATTCGCCACCTGCGCCTCCCACCTGACAGCTGTTACTCTATTCCATGGGACAATTTTCTTCATGTATTTGCGACCCAGTGCCAGGTACTCACTGGATACAGATAAAATAGCCTCCGTGTTCTATACGATagtgatccccatgttgaaccccctgatctacagcctgaggaacaggGATGTGAAATGTGCTGTAAGGAAAGTGCTAAGTAGAAAAGTGATTATTACTCAGGGAAAATCTAGCATAACTTCCTTCCGAGTAACAAATGGGGAAGGGTGA
- the LOC144266760 gene encoding olfactory receptor 5J3-like — MAGGNHSMLTQFILLGCRIPFFTAFLVIYVLTLVRNLGMIVVDPRLHTPMYFFLSNQSVVDLCYSLVFAPRMLVNFLVGCKNIFYSACIAQHFSFVMFLTKEGFLLALMVYDHYVAICNPLLYTAVISKRVCIHLVTSSYVGGLVNSLTHTCGLLKLSFYGPNVISHYFCDTNPLLKVACSDNHISEIFLIMFSGVIAMSTLLIVIISYLYILFSILRIHSATGRQKAFSTSHLTAVTMLYGRVSLSHIQPSSTYSLEQEKISAVFYTLVVPRLNPLIYSLRNKEIKDALKRVVDWKNILS; from the exons ATGGCTGGGGGCAATCACAGCATGTTGACCCAGTTCATCCTCCTGGGATGCAGGATACCCTTCTTCACAGCGTTCCTGGTGATCTATGTTCTTACTCTGGTGAGGAATCTCGGGATGATC GTAGTTGATCCCCGACTCCatacccccatgtacttcttcctcagTAACCAGTCTGTCGTTGACCTCTGCTACTCCTTAGTCTTTGCTCCAAGGATGCTAGTGAATTTCTTAGTGGGgtgtaaaaacattttttactCTGCCTGCATTGCCCAACACTTCTCTTTCGTCATGTTTTTGACCAAAGAAGGGTTCCTGCTGGCTCTGATGGTGTACGACCACTATGTAGCCATCTGTAACCCTCTGCTCTACACTGCTGTTATATCTAAGAGAGTCTGTATTCATCTAGTGACCAGCTCATATGTAGGGGGGCTTGTGAACTCACTGACCCACACATGTGGCTTGCTGAAGTTGTCATTCTATGGGCCCAATGTCATCAGTCATTACTTTTGTGACACTAACCCATTGCTGAAGGTCGCCTGCTCTGATAACCACATCAGTGAGATTTTCCTCATAATGTTCTCTGGGGTTATTGCCATGTCCACCCTCCTGATTGTCATCATCTCTTATCTGTACATCCTCTTCTCTATCCTGAGGATCCACTCTGCCACGGGCAGGCAGAAAGCCTTCTCCACCTCTCATTTGACAGCTGTCACCATGCTCTATGGACGTGTAAGCTTAAGCCACATACAACCCAGTTCCACCTACTCGCTGGAACAGGAGAAAATCTCTGCTGTGTTTTATACCCTGGTGGTCCCCAGGCTGAACCCCCTTatttacagcctgaggaacaaggagattAAGGATGCTCTTAAGAGAGTGGTAGACTGGAAAAACATTCTCAGCTAA